In one Silene latifolia isolate original U9 population chromosome 10, ASM4854445v1, whole genome shotgun sequence genomic region, the following are encoded:
- the LOC141608747 gene encoding uncharacterized protein LOC141608747 — translation MRQKNISRKLEELSCKVDEWIRIAVRNQVARLVLDGPINYQLPAILLSAKSLRELYCINVKIPYYNGAINLASLLTLGLLCVDVEERMLNHIISSCLLLKCVSVKDCSGFNTIVIPCCSQLKELILRNTLPKDGTIVLETSSLACFKFSDSTFDSWPVMSIPGLLRNLRTLDLFSSGITDGDLGKLLPELASLETLHLVNCRRLTMIRISSVQLKQIYLDECHGLLYVTIDAPSLTKFKYKGDFDPDCIITISSQASCVLSVHTTPYCLDTLGFFKLKQLMTGLRSCSALKIWLSGGYDEFGRDDIKFDEEELGDVNLGPPRDITELKLSLRDLNLSRSSMSAFLNGLFWTCRPDIICFQFFLLEPDLMIQLFMSELEDMANCWGHPLKRIESLDANCSNTLKSKKVDLQLRLHCSDNGKLSTCEGSIVTAGLGEIWSSNYEM, via the exons ATGA ggCAAAAAAATATATCTAGAAAATTAGAAGAGTTATCTTGCAAAGTTGATGAGTGGATTCGTATAGCTGTGCGCAATCAGGTTGCAAGACTTGTTCTAGATGGTCCAATTAACTACCAATTGCCCGCCATTTTGCTCTCAGCAAAATCTCTAAGAGAACTTTATTGTATTAATGTCAAAATACCGTACTACAACGGAGCCATAAATCTTGCATCTCTTCTGACTTTGGGATTATTATGTGTTGATGTGGAGGAACGTATGCTAAATCATATCATTAGTTCGTGCCTGTTGTTGAAGTGTGTGTCAGTTAAGGATTGCTCTGGCTTCAACACTATTGTCATTCCTTGTTGTAGTCAACTGAAGGAGCTTATTTTACGTAACACTTTACCTAAAGATGGGACAATCGTTCTCGAGACCTCAAGTCTTGCGTGTTTTAAGTTCTCAGACTCGACTTTTGATAGTTGGCCGGTTATGTCAATACCTGgtttgttgagaaatttaaggacaTTAGATCTCTTTTCTTCCGGTATTACAGACGGGGATCTTGGCAAACTACTACCTGAATTAGCCTCATTAGAGACTTTGCATTTGGTCAACTGTCGTAGGCTGACAATGATCAGGATTTCAAGTGTTCAACTAAAGCAGATTTACTTGGATGAATGCCATGGTTTGTTATATGTCACGATTGATGCTCCAAGTTTGACAAAGTTCAAATATAAAGGGGACTTTGACCCTGATTGTATTATCACCATTAGTAGTCAAGCCAGTTGTGTTCTCTCTGTTCACACTACACCGTATTGCCTAGATACTCTAGGATTTTTCAAATTGAAACAGCTAATGACAGGACTAAGAAGCTGCAGTGCTCTGAAAATTTGGCTATCCGGCGGTTATGATGAG TTTGGACGTGACGATATCAAATTTGATGAAGAAGAACTCGGAGATGTTAATCTTGGACCTCCACGCGATATCACAGAGCTGAAGCTAAGCCTCCGTGATTTGAACCTCTCAAGATCATCTATGTCAGCTTTTTTGAATGGTTTATTCTGGACGTGCCGCCCTGATATTatttgttttcaattttttttacttGAACCTGATTTGATGATCCAG CTTTTCATGAGTGAACTAGAAGATATGGCAAATTGTTGGGGGCACCCTTTAAAACGGATTGAATCTCTAGATGCTAATTGCTCGAATACACTCAAGTCAAAGAAGGTTGATCTACAGTTGAGATTGCATTG CTCCGATAATGGAAAATTGAGTACATGTGAAGGAAGCATTGTTACTGCTGGACTTGGTGAGATATGGTCATCGAATTATGAGATGTGA
- the LOC141608748 gene encoding uncharacterized protein LOC141608748, translated as MSEVGSGWEEPYAYHRVCIRHLASNVNTRFRNNAVKEMFGSTAMQLQNKKFDIGFRRLGELNREAQQYVVEIGIEKWSICHDGGHRYGILTTNLAEAFNNVLKGAHFLPVMALIKCVFFRVNAYFVERREFARKRLMKGLHYSPKITTLLEENCQKGAYHKVVAFDHVGWVYQVTTRRGSRPMSHGNHLHTVDLSKRTCTCNKFQTYKYPCSHVYAVCKKKGLNATQFVDIAYSTGEHLASYASKFHPLKDEAYWGPYNGPKIVCDEQNKRGKGRRKNKRFLNEMDEKRIMEQHQQQGPVNPELLTQQEVSGVEV; from the exons ATGAGTGAAGTTGGTAGTGGGTGGGAGGAGCCGTATGCTTATCATAGAGTTTGCATTCGTCATTTGGCTTCAAATGTTAATACAAGATTTAGAAATAATGCAGTTAAAGAAATGTTTGGGTCAACGGCAATGCAATTACAAAACAAGAAGTTTGACATAGGATTTCGTCGCCTAGGTGAGTTGAATAGAGAGGCACAACAATATGTTGTTGAAATTGGAATAGAGAAGTGGTCAATTTGCCACGATGGTGGACATAGATATGGAATATTGACTACTAATTTGGCGGAGGCATTTAATAATGTTCTTAAAGGAGCACATTTTCTACCCGTAATGGCACTCATAAAGTGTGTATTTTTTAGAGTTAATGCATACTTTGTTGAGCGACGTGAGTTTGCAAGGAAACGATTGATGAAGGGGCttcattatagtccgaagattacaaccttgttgGAGGAAAATTGCCAAAAAGGAGCATACCATAAGGTTGTGGCTTTTGACCATGTCGGATGGGTGTACCAAGTCACAACACGTAGAGGTTCTCGACCCATGTCACATGGTAACCATTTGCACACCGTTGATTTATCCAAGAGGACATGTACTTGTAACAAGTTCCAAACATACAAGTATCCATGTTCACATGTGTATGCCGTTTGTAAAAAGAAGGGTTTAAATGCTACTCAATTTGTGGACATCGCCTATTCTACCGGAGAACACTTAGCTTCATATGCTTCTAAATTTCACCCTTTGAAAGATGAGGCTTATTGGGGTCCTTACAATGGGCCTAAAATAGTGTGCGATGAGCAAAATAAACGGGGAAAAGGAAGACGGAAGAATAAAAGATTTCTTAATGAAATGGATGAGAAGA GAATAatggaacaacatcaacaacaaggcCCGGTGAACCCGGAACTTCTCACACAACAAGAG gttagTGGGGTTGAAGTTTAA
- the LOC141608749 gene encoding uncharacterized protein LOC141608749: MEICDFPLICYWDGEVLEQNGCVTYRGGNQCFILASTKMTYLELVEEIYKGIGVQSLGTQLKVMIKFPSPGCFKIVPLNNEGAFKALWASIRHSHAPSMDIFVEVSTSQIVTPTPSIRLDDVAQFVSLETNDVNDGEFYGNLEGDEIDEELTILDENLLANEEDGDDDLVFASAPIVEFNKIDQLDEDELNSWKTWENMVRYEHGKEFAVGQVFPNKASLSDEVTSYCVKANQFFKVAESKPNTITFKCGRIPTPCNWRLRATQKDFHSEVFTIVTYKGPHDESCVCDMVSQDHMNLKRAFISHEIRNLVEGDWGYKVNSVVTYILDKYGYTISYTKGWNAKQRAIEEIFGDWDKSYELLPRFMQGLKESNLGTIVQFYTTPTTNPNVQKFKRVFGHLNHVLMALNIVGQF, translated from the coding sequence aTGGAAATTTGTGATTTTCCTCTTATTTGTTATTGGGATGGAGAAGTGTTGGAGCAAAATGGATGTGTAACTTATAGAGGAGGGAATCAATGTTTTATTCTAGCTAGTACAAAGATGACATATCTTGAATTAGTTGAAGAGATTTATAAGGGAATCGGTGTTCAAagtttgggtactcaattgaaggTAATGATAAAATTTCCGAGTCCCGGGTGTTTCAAAATTGTTCCCCTTAATAATGAGGGAGCCTTTAAAGCGTTATGGGCAAGTATTCGTCATTCACATGCTCCTTCAATGGACATATTTGTAGAAGTTTCTACTAGTCAAATTGTCACTCCTACACCAAGTATTAGGCTAGATGATGTTGCCcaatttgtttcacttgaaaCTAATGACGTAAATGATGGGGAATTTTATGGTAACTTAGaaggtgatgagattgatgaggaaTTGACAATACTTGATGAGAATTTGTTGGCAAATGaagaagatggtgatgatgatcttgTCTTTGCTAGTGCTCCCATTGTTGAGTTTAATAAGATTGATCAATTAGATGAGGATGAATTGAATAGCTGGAAAACTTGGGAAAATATGGTAAGATATGAACATGGGAAAGAGTTTGCGGTTGGACAAGTGTTCCCAAACAAAGCTTCACTTAGCGATGAGGTGACATCATATTGTGTTAAAGCAAATCAATTTTTCAAAGTTGCCGAATCAAAGCCTAATACTATTACCTTCAAATGTGGCCGAATTCCTACACCATGTAATTGGCGGTTAAGGGCTACACAAAAAGACTTTCATTCTGAAGTTTTTACCATTGTGACATACAAAGGTCCTCATGATGAGTCTTGTGTTTGTGACATGGTATCTCAAGACCACATGAATTTGAAACGAGCATTCATAAGTCATGAGATTCGTAACCTTGTTGAGGGAGATTGGGGATATAAAGTAAACTCTGTTGTTACTTATATTTTAGATAAGTATGGTTACACAATTTCATACACCAAAGGTTGGAATGCAAAACAAAGAGCAATTGAGGAAATATTTGGAGATTGGGATAAATCATATGAGTTGCTACCTCGTTTCATGCAAGGCTTAAAAGAATCTAATCTTGGCACTATTGTTCAATTTTATACAACACCAACAACGAACCCAAATGTGCAAAAATTCAAGCGTGTTTTTGGGCATTTAAACCATGTATTGATGGCTTTGAACATTGTCGGCCAGTTTTAA
- the LOC141606644 gene encoding uncharacterized protein LOC141606644 — protein sequence MTGLRSCNALKISLTTSLHQSVCDNIKFNEEELGDVNLGPPRDITELKLTLYHLKLSRSSVSAFLNGIFWTCRPDIISFRFHFLPFLIEDPGLMIQLFTSELEDMVNCWKHPLKRIEFPDANCSNIHKSEKVDIQWRLHW from the exons ATGACAGGACTAAGAAGCTGCAATGCTCTGAAAATTTCGCTAACCACTTCTCTTCATCAG TCTGTATGTGATAATATCAAATTCAATGAAGAAGAACTCGGAGATGTTAATCTTGGACCCCCACGTGATATCACAGAGCTGAAGCTAACCCTCTATCATTTGAAACTCTCGAGATCATCTGTTTCAGCTTTTTTGAATGGTATATTCTGGACGTGTCGCCCTGATATTATTTCTTTTCGATTTCACTTTCTACCATTTTTAATAGAAGATCCTGGTTTGATGATCCAG CTTTTTACGAGTGAACTAGAAGATATGGTAAATTGTTGGAAGCACCCTTTAAAACGGATTGAATTTCCAGATGCTAATTGTTCGAATATACACAAGTCAGAGAAGGTTGATATACAGTGGAGATTGCATTGGTGA
- the LOC141606642 gene encoding F-box/LRR-repeat protein At3g03360-like, whose amino-acid sequence MNPDCEETIPGQLNTVDRLSDLPDFILHDIISYLGTREAYRTCILSKRWAHISGTNPIIEFHYYCKKVNSSARYWPSKKVSARLLEYMDTRMQRYDKDKLRVRTLSFRFPDYIYLLDSNIKKLELSSKVDEWIRIAVRNQVAKLDLDVPNINYQLPAILLSAKSLRELYCMNVKIPYYNGAINLASLQTLELLYVGVEERMLNHIISSCLLLKCLSVKFCFGFKTIVIPCCSQVKELTLKYSLPKNGTIILESSYLTCFQFSDSYDDRWPIMLKPGLLRNLRTLDLFSSGITDGDLGKLLPELASLETLHLFHCRRLTMIRISNVQLKKIYLDDCHGLLYVTIDAPSLTKFKYKGDFDPDCIITISSQASCLLSVHTIPYCLDTPGFFKLKQLMTGLRSCNALKIWLSDDYDESGPDDIKFDEEELGDVNLGPPRDIRELKLSLYDQNLSRSSVSAFLNGLFWTCRPDIISFQFFFHEPDLMIQLFMSELEDMANCWGHPLKRIESPDANCSNTLESKKVDLQLRLHW is encoded by the exons ATGAATCCTGATTGCGAGGAAACGATACCTGGGCAGTTGAACACTGTTGATAGGCTCTCAGATTTACCGGATTTCATCTTACATGATATCATTTCTTATCTGGGTACGAGGGAGGCGTATAGAACTTGTATCTTGTCGAAAAGATGGGCTCATATTTCGGGTACAAACCCAATTATTGAGTTTCATTATTATTGTAAGAAGGTGAATTCATCCGCAAGGTATTGGCCATCTAAGAAAGTCTCTGCAAGATTATTAGAATATATGGATACAAGAATGCAAAGATACGATAAAGATAAACTGCGTGTAAGGACGCTCAGCTTTAGATTTCCAGACTATATTTACTTGTTAGACTCCAATATTAAAAAATTAGAGTTATCTAGCAAAGTTGATGAGTGGATTCGGATAGCTGTGCGTAATCAGGTTGCAAAACTTGATCTTGATGTTCCTAATATTAACTACCAATTGCCTGCCATTTTGCTCTCAGCAAAATCTCTAAGAGAACTTTATTGTATGAATGTCAAAATACCGTACTACAACGGAGCCATAAATCTTGCATCTCTTCAGACTTTGGAATTATTATATGTTGGTGTGGAGGAACGTATGCTAAATCATATTATTAGTTCGTGCCTGTTGTTGAAGTGTTTGTCGGTTAAGTTTTGCTTCGGCTTCAAAACTATTGTCATTCCTTGTTGTAGTCAAGTGAAGGAGCTCACTTTAAAATATTCTTTACCCAAAAATGGGACAATTATTCTTGAGAGCTCGTATCTTACGTGTTTTCAGTTCTCGGACAGTTATGATGATCGTTGGCCCATTATGTTAAAACCTGgtttgttgagaaatttaaggacaTTAGATCTCTTTTCTTCTGGTATTACAGACGGGGATCTTGGCAAACTACTACCTGAATTAGCCTCATTAGAGACTTTGCATTTGTTCCACTGTCGTAGGCTGACAATGATCAGGATTTCAAATGTTCAACTAAAGAAGATTTACTTGGATGACTGCCATGGTTTGTTATATGTCACGATTGATGCTCCAAGTTTGACGAAGTTCAAATATAAAGGGGACTTTGACCCTGATTGTATTATCACCATTAGTAGTCAAGCCAGTTGTCTTCTCTCTGTTCACACTATACCGTATTGCCTAGATACTCCAGGATTTTTCAAATTGAAACAGCTAATGACAGGACTAAGAAGCTGCAATGCTCTGAAAATTTGGCTATCCGACGATTATGACGAG TCTGGACCTGACGATATCAAATTTGATGAAGAAGAACTCGGAGATGTTAATCTTGGACCTCCACGCGATATCAGAGAGCTGAAGCTAAGCCTCTATGATCAGAACCTCTCAAGATCATCTGTTTCAGCTTTTTTGAATGGTTTATTCTGGACGTGCCGCCCTGATATtatttcttttcaatttttttttcatgaACCTGATTTGATGATCCAG CTTTTCATGAGTGAACTAGAAGATATGGCAAATTGTTGGGGGCACCCTTTAAAACGGATTGAATCTCCGGATGCTAATTGCTCGAATACACTCGAGTCAAAGAAGGTTGATCTACAGTTGAGATTGCATTGGTGA
- the LOC141606643 gene encoding F-box/LRR-repeat protein 25-like isoform X2, with translation MNPDCEETVSGQLNTVDRFSDLPDFIVHHIISFLDTREAYRTCILSKRWAHISATNPIIVFHFYCKKENSSASCLRLTTIRVLSIRLKVINLDACGGLVDVMVDAPSLTKFIYRGTFGLYPAITISSQASCDISVRTRPNYLDTQGFCKLQKLMTGLRSCHVVEISLTNSLYQSVCDNIKFNEEELGDVNLGPPCDITELKLTLYHLKLSRSSVSAFLNGIFWTCRPDIISFRFHLNDPDLMIQVNFEICDSAHQLFDEIPQ, from the exons ATGAACCCCGATTGCGAGGAAACGGTATCTGGGCAACTGAATACTGTTGACAGGTTCTCAGATTTACCAGATTTTATCGTACATCATATTATTTCTTTTCTGGATACGAGGGAGGCGTATAGGACTTGTATCTTGTCGAAAAGATGGGCTCATATTTCGGCTACAAACCCAATTATTGTGTTTCATTTTTATTGTAAGAAGGAGAATTCATCCGCAAG CTGTCTAAGGCTGACAACTATCAGGGTTTTAAGTATTCGGCTAAAGGTGATTAACTTGGATGCTTGTGGTGGTTTGGTAGATGTTATGGTTGATGCTCCAAGTTTGACGAAGTTCATATATAGAGGCACCTTTGGCCTTTATCCTGCTATCACCATTAGTAGTCAAGCCAGTTGCGATATTTCTGTTCGCACTAGACCTAATTACCTTGATACTCAGGGATTTTGCAAATTGCAAAAGCTAATGACAGGACTAAGAAGCTGCCATGTTGTGGAAATTTCGCTAACCAACTCTCTTTATCAG TCTGTATGTGATAATATCAAATTCAATGAAGAAGAACTTGGAGATGTTAATCTTGGACCCCCATGTGATATCACAGAGCTGAAGCTAACCCTCTATCATTTGAAACTCTCGAGATCATCTGTTTCAGCTTTTTTGAATGGTATATTCTGGACGTGTCGCCCTGATATTATTTCTTTCCGATTTCATTTAAATGATCCTGATTTGATGATCCAG GTGAATTTTGAAATTTGCGACAGTGCACACCAACTGTTCGACGAAATTCCTCAGTGA
- the LOC141606643 gene encoding uncharacterized protein LOC141606643 isoform X1 — translation MQRYAKDNLRVRTLRLVFPNSNEVFSCDVDQIELSSNLEEFSCKVDGWIRIAVRNQVARLDLHGPLKYQLPDISLSAKSLTQLNCFKVKIPYYNGAINLASLQTLGLLGVDVEERMLNHIISLCLLLKCLLVNNCSGFKTVVIPCCSQLKELTLCNTLPKDGTIILETSSLVCFKFSDLAFDRWPVMSKPGLLRNLTVLDIYCSGIPDGDLGKLLLELASLETLLLCSCLRLTTIRVLSIRLKVINLDACGGLVDVMVDAPSLTKFIYRGTFGLYPAITISSQASCDISVRTRPNYLDTQGFCKLQKLMTGLRSCHVVEISLTNSLYQSVCDNIKFNEEELGDVNLGPPCDITELKLTLYHLKLSRSSVSAFLNGIFWTCRPDIISFRFHLNDPDLMIQVNFEICDSAHQLFDEIPQ, via the exons ATGCAAAGATACGCTAAAGATAACCTGCGTGTAAGGACGCTCAGACTTGTATTTCCAAATTCTAATGAAGTGTTTAGCTGCGATGTTGACCAAATAGAGTTATCTAGCAATTTAGAAGAGTTTTCTTGCAAAGTTGATGGGTGGATTCGGATAGCTGTGCGCAATCAGGTTGCAAGACTTGATCTTCATGGTCCTCTTAAGTACCAATTGCCTGACATTTCGCTCTCCGCAAAATCTCTAACGCAACTTAATTGTTTTAAAGTCAAAATACCATACTACAACGGAGCCATAAATCTTGCATCTCTTCAGACTTTGGGATTATTAGGTGTTGATGTGGAGGAACGTATGCTAAATCATATCATTAGTTTGTGCCTGTTGTTGAAGTGTTTGTTGGTTAATAATTGCTCTGGCTTCAAAACTGTTGTCATTCCTTGTTGTAGTCAACTGAAGGAGCTTACTTTATGTAACACTTTACCTAAAGATGGGACAATCATTCTTGAGACCTCAAGTCTTGTGTGTTTTAAATTCTCAGACTTGGCTTTTGATCGTTGGCCGGTTATGTCAAAGCCTGGTTTATTGAGAAATTTGACGGTACTAGATATCTATTGTTCTGGTATTCCTGACGGGGATCTTGGCAAACTACTACTTGAATTAGCCTCATTGGAAACTTTGCTTTTATGCAGCTGTCTAAGGCTGACAACTATCAGGGTTTTAAGTATTCGGCTAAAGGTGATTAACTTGGATGCTTGTGGTGGTTTGGTAGATGTTATGGTTGATGCTCCAAGTTTGACGAAGTTCATATATAGAGGCACCTTTGGCCTTTATCCTGCTATCACCATTAGTAGTCAAGCCAGTTGCGATATTTCTGTTCGCACTAGACCTAATTACCTTGATACTCAGGGATTTTGCAAATTGCAAAAGCTAATGACAGGACTAAGAAGCTGCCATGTTGTGGAAATTTCGCTAACCAACTCTCTTTATCAG TCTGTATGTGATAATATCAAATTCAATGAAGAAGAACTTGGAGATGTTAATCTTGGACCCCCATGTGATATCACAGAGCTGAAGCTAACCCTCTATCATTTGAAACTCTCGAGATCATCTGTTTCAGCTTTTTTGAATGGTATATTCTGGACGTGTCGCCCTGATATTATTTCTTTCCGATTTCATTTAAATGATCCTGATTTGATGATCCAG GTGAATTTTGAAATTTGCGACAGTGCACACCAACTGTTCGACGAAATTCCTCAGTGA
- the LOC141606936 gene encoding F-box protein At4g09920-like, with protein MDRFSDLPDFIVHHIISFLDTREAYRTCILSKRWAHISATNPIIEFHYYCEPKFPCRCCPSEEVSARLLGYIDSRMQRYAKDNLRVRTLRLRFPNSHKVGGCNVKDLRCIVKELPHVEELPSKIDEWLRIAVRNQVEKLDLGSPVFEYQLPDILLSAKSLRQLNCIQVKIPNYNGAINLESLQTLELLCVDVEERMLNHIISSCLLLKCLSVNNCFGFKTIVIPCCSQLKELTLCNTLPKDGTIILETSSLVCFKFSDLAFDRWPVMSKPGLLRNLTVLDIYYSVAIFVEISLANSLYQSVCDSIKFNEEELGDVNLGPPRNITELKLTLYYLKLSRSSVSAFLNGIFWTCRPDIISFRFYLEDPDLMIQLFMSELEDMANCLRHPLKRIECPDANCSNILESEKVEVQWRLHW; from the exons ATGGACAGGTTCTCAGATTTACCAGATTTTATCGTACATCATATTATTTCTTTTCTGGATACGAGGGAGGCGTACAGGACTTGTATCTTGTCGAAGAGATGGGCTCATATTTCGGCTACAAACCCAATTATTGAATTTCATTATTATTGTGAGCCGAAATTCCCTTGCAGATGTTGTCCCTCTGAGGAAGTCTCTGCTAGATTATTAGGATATATAGATAGTAGAATGCAAAGATACGCTAAAGATAACCTGCGCGTAAGGACGCTCAGGCTTAGATTTCCAAATTCTCATAAAGTGGGTGGTTGCAATGTTAAAGACTTACGTTGCATAGTTAAAGAGTTACCTCACGTTGAAGAGTTACCTAGCAAAATTGATGAGTGGCTTAGGATAGCTGTGCGTAATCAGGTTGAAAAACTTGATCTTGGTAGTCCTGTTTTTGAGTACCAATTGCCTGACATTTTGCTCTCCGCAAAATCTCTAAGACAACTTAATTGTATTCAAGTCAAAATACCAAACTACAACGGAGCCATAAATCTTGAATCTCTTCAGACTTTGGAATTATTATGTGTTGATGTGGAGGAACGTATGCTAAATCATATCATTAGTTCGTGCCTGTTATTGAAGTGTTTGTCGGTTAATAATTGCTTTGGCTTCAAAACTATTGTCATTCCTTGTTGTAGTCAACTGAAGGAGCTTACTTTATGTAACACTTTACCTAAAGATGGGACAATCATTCTTGAGACCTCAAGTCTTGTGTGTTTTAAGTTCTCAGACTTGGCTTTTGATCGTTGGCCGGTTATGTCAAAGCCTGGTTTATTGAGAAATTTGACGGTACTAGATATCTATTATTCTG TCGCCATCTTTGTGGAAATTTCGCTAGCCAACTCTCTTTATCAG TCTGTATGTGATAGTATCAAATTTAATGAAGAAGAACTTGGAGATGTTAATCTTGGACCCCCACGTAATATCACAGAGCTGAAGCTAACCCTCTATTATTTGAAACTCTCAAGATCATCTGTTTCAGCTTTTTTGAATGGTATATTCTGGACGTGTCGCCCTGATATTATTTCTTTTCGATTCTATTTAGAAGATCCTGATTTGATGATCCAG CTTTTTATGAGTGAGCTAGAAGATATGGCAAATTGTTTGAGGCACCCTTTAAAACGGATTGAATGTCCAGATGCTAATTGCTCGAATATACTCGAGTCAGAGAAGGTTGAGGTACAGTGGAGATTGCATTGGTGA